The following nucleotide sequence is from Azospirillum brasilense.
CGGGGTTGATGACGCCGCCCGGCAGAACCAGAGCGTCGAAGGTGCCGGGGTCCGCCTGATCGAGCGTGACGTCCACATCCACCCGGTCGGCCTTGTCGTGGTGGTTCCAGCCCTGGATCTGGCCGCCCTGGGGCGCCACGATCCGTACCTCGGCGCCTTCGTTGCGCAGCGCCTTCACCGGCTCGGTCAGTTCGACCTGTTCGAAGCCGTCGGTCGCCAGAACGGCGACAGTTTTCTTCTCCAGTTTTCCTGCCATGGGATCACCTCCTCGGTTGGCCTGTCCGGTCAGCAACCGGCGTACCTCTGGGGAGTTCCCTCCGGAACCGCCGCGCCCCCCCCATGTTCCCTTTGACGGACCGCGCGTCACAATCGGGAGCACAGACCCATGCGTTACAGCGGCACTTCGGCGGGCATCCTCGCCGCGTTCGCCATCGCCACGTCCCTGACTCTGGGCGTTCCTCAACCTGCCCAGGGACAACCTTCCCAGTCCGCCGAAACGGTGCGGACCGCGGAAGCATCCTATCCCCGGCTCTACCAGGGCTGGCGGGCCGGCGTGATCGTCGGGACGGACGTCGAGGGGCTGCTCGGCGAGGAGCTTGGGCAGGTGGTGGATCTCGTCGTCGGCCCGGACGGACGGCTGGAAAGCGCGGTGATCGAGGCCAGCGGCATGCTCGACGTCGGCGAGGCGCGCTTCACCGTGCCCTGGCACCAGCTCATGC
It contains:
- a CDS encoding PRC-barrel domain-containing protein: MRYSGTSAGILAAFAIATSLTLGVPQPAQGQPSQSAETVRTAEASYPRLYQGWRAGVIVGTDVEGLLGEELGQVVDLVVGPDGRLESAVIEASGMLDVGEARFTVPWHQLMPGSVDGVLAYPVTGPDTLSPAPTRWI